One segment of Bradyrhizobium sp. WD16 DNA contains the following:
- the modB gene encoding molybdate ABC transporter permease subunit, with protein sequence MGGLPFAIGQSVLLTIELAALTTLILLLLGTPLAWWLARSKAWWKEAVASIVALPLVLPPTVLGFYLLVLLGPQGPGGLVAQLWGGRTLAFTFAGLVFGSVLYSMPFVVQPIRNAFAAMGDRPLEAAATLRASPWRAFWTVAVPLARPGFLSGAVLGFAHTIGEFGLVLMIGGNIPGSTRVLSVAVFDYVETSQWREANIIAGGMVIFAFTVILGMTLIEKRASWRHS encoded by the coding sequence ATGGGCGGGCTGCCATTCGCCATCGGCCAATCTGTCCTCCTCACCATCGAACTCGCCGCGCTGACGACGCTGATCCTGCTCCTGCTCGGCACCCCGCTCGCCTGGTGGCTGGCGCGGTCGAAGGCCTGGTGGAAGGAAGCGGTGGCCAGCATCGTGGCATTGCCGCTGGTACTGCCGCCCACCGTGCTCGGCTTCTATCTGCTGGTGCTGCTGGGGCCGCAGGGACCCGGCGGCCTGGTGGCGCAACTCTGGGGCGGCCGCACCCTCGCCTTCACCTTCGCCGGCCTGGTGTTCGGCTCGGTGCTTTATTCGATGCCCTTCGTGGTGCAGCCGATCCGCAACGCCTTCGCCGCCATGGGAGATCGCCCGCTGGAAGCGGCGGCGACCCTGCGCGCCTCGCCCTGGCGCGCCTTCTGGACCGTTGCCGTGCCGCTGGCCCGTCCCGGCTTCCTCAGCGGCGCCGTCCTCGGCTTCGCCCACACCATCGGGGAGTTCGGCCTCGTGCTGATGATCGGCGGCAACATCCCCGGCAGCACCAGGGTGCTGTCGGTCGCGGTGTTCGATTATGTCGAAACCTCGCAATGGCGCGAGGCCAATATCATCGCCGGCGGCATGGTGATCTTCGCCTTCACGGTGATCCTCGGCATGACCCTGATCGAGAAGCGGGCGTCGTGGCGGCACAGCTGA
- the modC gene encoding molybdenum ABC transporter ATP-binding protein, producing MTQAGPTQADAGRIRARFHGRLGGFALDAELDLPAIGVSAIFGPSGCGKTTVARCIAGLHHLPDGRCIVDGEVWQDGARFRRTHQRPIGYVFQEASLFAHLCVRRNLLYGAPRDPSSQRVSYAEVVSLLGLSPLLERMPQHLSGGERQRVAIGRALLSQPRLLLMDEPLSALDHDSRGEILPFLERLHRLLALPVIYISHDITEIERLADHLVLMRDGRVIAAGPLAALQSDPTLPLATAREAAVSLDGVIAGHNADDELLTLQIGTIQLQVPAPAAPIGQPQRLQITARDVSIALVPPQQASILNVLPARIVAAAPAGCGEIVAVLALDGSDIQLLARITRRSWNQLGLRTGRPVYAQVKGVSLV from the coding sequence ATGACGCAAGCCGGCCCGACCCAGGCCGATGCCGGGCGAATCCGGGCGCGCTTCCACGGCCGGCTTGGCGGCTTTGCGCTCGACGCCGAGCTTGACCTGCCGGCGATAGGGGTGAGCGCGATCTTCGGCCCGTCGGGCTGCGGCAAGACGACGGTGGCACGCTGCATCGCCGGCCTGCACCACCTGCCGGACGGCCGCTGCATCGTCGATGGCGAGGTCTGGCAGGACGGCGCCCGGTTCCGCCGCACGCATCAGCGGCCGATCGGCTATGTCTTCCAGGAAGCCAGCCTGTTCGCCCATCTCTGCGTCCGCCGCAACCTGCTCTACGGCGCGCCGCGCGATCCATCCTCGCAGCGCGTCAGCTATGCCGAGGTGGTTTCGCTGCTCGGCCTGTCGCCTCTGCTCGAGCGGATGCCGCAGCATCTGTCGGGCGGTGAGCGCCAGCGCGTCGCCATCGGCCGGGCGCTGCTGTCGCAGCCGAGATTGCTGCTGATGGACGAGCCGTTGTCGGCGCTCGATCACGACAGCCGGGGCGAGATCCTGCCGTTTCTCGAACGACTGCACCGCCTGCTCGCCCTGCCCGTCATCTATATCAGCCACGACATCACCGAGATCGAACGGCTGGCCGATCATCTCGTCCTGATGCGGGACGGGCGCGTCATCGCCGCGGGCCCACTGGCTGCGCTGCAGAGCGATCCGACGCTGCCGCTGGCGACCGCCCGGGAGGCGGCGGTCAGCCTCGACGGCGTCATCGCCGGCCACAACGCCGACGATGAACTGCTGACCCTGCAGATCGGAACCATCCAACTGCAGGTGCCGGCGCCCGCCGCCCCGATCGGGCAGCCGCAGCGGCTGCAGATCACCGCGCGCGACGTCAGCATCGCCCTCGTGCCGCCCCAGCAGGCATCGATCCTCAACGTGCTGCCGGCACGAATCGTCGCCGCAGCGCCGGCCGGCTGCGGCGAAATCGTCGCCGTGCTGGCGCTGGATGGGTCTGACATCCAGCTTCTGGCACGGATTACCCGGCGCTCCTGGAACCAGCTCGGGCTGCGCACCGGACGACCGGTCTATGCCCAGGTCAAGGGCGTGTCGCTGGTCTGA
- a CDS encoding DUF2478 domain-containing protein: MTTDRMASDFTNIDPNRFAAVVYRPQDDVDTLLTEFALDLKRRGLRLGGIVQVNGKDPDGHKADMQVLDLAGAQRISLWQPLGSGAASCKLDPAGLAEAAVAVSRAIGQDLDLVVINKFSKQEAAGKGLRSEFAEAILSGVPVLTAVPEGSLKAWIDFTGDRGTTLFCAREVIEGWWRELSRRLANAAAMEDAVIKDAAIKEAAMAASSATMAPVVT; encoded by the coding sequence ATGACGACAGATCGCATGGCGTCGGATTTCACCAACATCGATCCGAACCGCTTCGCCGCGGTGGTCTATCGGCCGCAAGACGATGTCGACACCCTGCTCACCGAATTCGCGCTCGATCTGAAGCGGCGCGGGCTTCGTCTCGGCGGCATCGTCCAGGTCAACGGCAAGGATCCGGATGGCCACAAGGCCGATATGCAGGTGCTTGATCTCGCCGGCGCTCAGCGGATCTCGTTGTGGCAGCCGCTGGGCAGCGGCGCCGCCTCCTGCAAGCTCGATCCGGCGGGCCTCGCCGAGGCCGCCGTGGCGGTGAGCCGGGCGATCGGTCAGGATCTCGATCTCGTCGTGATCAACAAGTTTTCCAAGCAGGAGGCCGCCGGCAAGGGGCTGCGCAGCGAATTCGCCGAAGCCATCCTGTCGGGCGTGCCGGTGCTGACTGCTGTGCCGGAGGGAAGCCTCAAGGCCTGGATCGACTTTACCGGCGACCGCGGCACCACCCTGTTCTGCGCCCGCGAGGTCATCGAGGGCTGGTGGCGCGAGCTTTCGCGGCGTCTCGCCAATGCGGCCGCGATGGAAGACGCCGTCATAAAAGACGCCGCTATCAAAGAAGCCGCCATGGCCGCATCATCTGCAACCATGGCGCCTGTCGTTACCTGA
- a CDS encoding molybdopterin-binding protein → MKLSARNVLPGKVVAVTKGATTAHIKVELAPGLTVFSAITNEAVDELQLKVGDTVSAVIKSSDVMIGK, encoded by the coding sequence ATGAAGCTGAGTGCGCGCAACGTCTTGCCGGGTAAGGTCGTGGCTGTGACCAAGGGGGCGACCACCGCCCACATCAAGGTCGAGCTGGCCCCGGGCCTGACGGTCTTCTCCGCCATCACCAACGAGGCTGTCGACGAATTGCAGCTCAAGGTCGGCGATACCGTGTCAGCGGTCATCAAGTCGTCCGACGTGATGATCGGCAAATAA
- a CDS encoding ferredoxin family protein gives MTAEVAVRVEDKLFYNRYLVDSGRPHIKVRPHTTPTPALRTLLKACPGRCYELNDSGQVEVTVDGCLECGTCRVIGEPTGDIEWSYPRGGYGVLFKFG, from the coding sequence ATGACTGCCGAAGTCGCTGTGCGGGTCGAGGACAAGCTGTTCTACAATCGTTATCTGGTTGATAGCGGCCGGCCGCATATCAAGGTTCGCCCGCACACCACGCCGACACCGGCGTTGCGCACCCTGCTCAAGGCCTGCCCCGGCCGCTGTTACGAGCTTAACGACAGCGGCCAGGTCGAGGTCACTGTGGATGGCTGCCTGGAATGCGGCACCTGCCGCGTCATCGGCGAGCCGACCGGCGACATCGAATGGAGCTATCCCCGCGGCGGCTACGGCGTGCTGTTCAAGTTCGGCTGA
- a CDS encoding FAD-dependent oxidoreductase: MIEEKFDAIVVGAGMAGNAAALTLAKRGLKVLQLERGEYAGSKNVQGAILYADMLEKLVPDFREDAPLERHLVEQRFWMMDDRAHVGLHYRSDDFNEEKPNRYTIIRAQFDKWFSSKVREAGATVLCETTVTELATDAYGKVIGVRTDRYDGEVHADVVVLAEGVNGLLGTRAGLREIPKANNVALAVKEMHFLPRETIESRFNLKGDEGVVIEAAGTISRGMTGLGFIYANKECISLGIGCLVSDFEKTGETPYGLLERFKQHPSVAPMIDGSEVKEYAAHLIPEGGYKAIPQLYGDGWVVVGDAAQLNNAIHREGSNLAMTSGRIAAEAIFQVKSRREPMTKGNLALYKKMLDDSFVIKDLKKYKDMPALLHNQSQSYFLTYPQLVSKAMASFVRVDGTPKIEKEKTTLRSFVSARSWTGLFGDAFRLARAWR; the protein is encoded by the coding sequence ATGATCGAGGAAAAATTCGATGCCATCGTCGTCGGTGCCGGGATGGCGGGCAATGCCGCGGCGCTGACGCTGGCCAAGCGCGGCCTCAAGGTGCTGCAGCTCGAGCGTGGCGAATATGCCGGCTCGAAGAACGTCCAGGGTGCGATTCTCTACGCCGATATGCTGGAGAAGCTGGTGCCGGATTTCCGCGAGGACGCGCCGCTGGAGCGTCATCTGGTCGAGCAGCGCTTCTGGATGATGGACGACCGCGCCCATGTCGGGCTGCACTACCGTTCGGACGATTTCAACGAAGAGAAGCCGAACCGCTACACCATCATCCGCGCCCAGTTCGACAAGTGGTTCTCGTCCAAGGTCCGCGAAGCCGGCGCTACGGTGTTGTGCGAAACCACAGTCACCGAACTCGCCACCGACGCCTATGGCAAGGTGATCGGGGTGCGGACCGACCGCTATGACGGCGAGGTCCATGCCGATGTCGTGGTGCTGGCGGAGGGCGTCAACGGCCTGCTCGGCACCCGCGCCGGGCTGCGCGAGATCCCCAAGGCGAACAATGTGGCGCTTGCGGTCAAGGAGATGCACTTCCTGCCGCGCGAAACCATCGAATCACGGTTCAACCTCAAGGGCGACGAAGGCGTCGTGATCGAGGCCGCCGGCACCATCTCGCGCGGCATGACCGGCCTCGGCTTCATCTATGCCAACAAGGAATGCATCTCGCTCGGCATCGGCTGCCTGGTCTCGGATTTCGAGAAGACCGGCGAGACGCCTTACGGCCTGCTCGAGCGTTTCAAGCAGCATCCGTCGGTGGCGCCGATGATCGATGGCTCGGAGGTGAAGGAATATGCCGCCCACCTTATTCCCGAGGGCGGCTACAAGGCGATCCCGCAGCTCTATGGCGACGGCTGGGTGGTGGTTGGCGACGCCGCGCAGCTCAACAACGCGATCCATCGCGAGGGCTCGAACCTCGCCATGACGTCGGGTCGCATCGCCGCCGAGGCGATCTTCCAGGTCAAGTCGCGGCGCGAGCCGATGACCAAGGGCAATCTCGCGCTCTACAAGAAGATGCTCGACGACAGTTTCGTCATCAAGGATCTGAAGAAGTACAAGGACATGCCGGCGCTGCTGCACAACCAGTCGCAGAGCTATTTCCTGACCTATCCGCAGCTCGTCTCGAAGGCGATGGCGAGCTTCGTCCGGGTCGACGGCACGCCCAAGATCGAGAAGGAGAAGACGACGCTGCGCTCGTTTGTCTCGGCGCGATCCTGGACCGGCCTGTTCGGTGACGCGTTCCGTCTCGCCAGGGCGTGGCGCTAG